One part of the Candidatus Kouleothrix ribensis genome encodes these proteins:
- a CDS encoding 2-isopropylmalate synthase produces the protein MDSHVTDHVRIFDTTLRDGEQAPGCTMTKEEKLEVARQLARLGVDIIEAGFPAASPGDWDAVNAIALEVGTIDGPTICGLARANKDDIDKCWTAIEPATNKRIHTFMSTSDIHLEHQFHKSRGEAIELIGEMVSYARSLCDDVEFSPMDAGRSDPQFLKEVLKVAIECGATTLNIPDTVGYTTPEEYYAMIDGIRRSVPGADKVIISTHCHDDLGMAVANSLAGVRAGARQIECTINGIGERAGNASLEEVVMALHTRKQFFDIETKINTRELARASRLVSACTGVHVPPNKAIVGANAFAHESGIHQDGVLKHRQTYEIMSAETVGLDGNALILGKHSGRHAFRKHLEALGYTLNDDEFRHVFTRFKELADKKKVVDDRDLEALIAGEAQRTVAIYELEYVQAFCGTDVIPTATVRMRGPGGETRTESAQGTGPVDAVCQAINKIVGQPGELVEFAVSAITEGINATAEVTIRVQEYGTRAAESEQPNGSGAMPERGRQPRVFSGYGVNTDTVVASAEAYVGALNKLFHSRQERQRAGSRQDTPIEAVDLFGNSMLGKAD, from the coding sequence ATGGACTCTCACGTAACCGATCACGTACGAATCTTCGACACGACCCTGCGCGACGGCGAGCAGGCGCCTGGCTGCACCATGACCAAGGAGGAGAAGCTCGAGGTGGCCCGCCAGCTCGCGCGCCTTGGCGTCGATATTATCGAGGCCGGCTTCCCGGCGGCCTCGCCCGGCGATTGGGATGCCGTCAACGCGATTGCCCTCGAGGTCGGCACAATCGATGGCCCCACGATCTGCGGCCTGGCACGCGCCAACAAAGACGACATCGACAAATGCTGGACGGCGATCGAGCCGGCGACGAATAAGCGCATCCATACGTTTATGTCAACCTCAGACATCCACCTCGAGCACCAGTTCCACAAGAGTCGCGGCGAGGCGATCGAGCTGATCGGCGAGATGGTAAGCTACGCCCGCAGCCTGTGCGACGATGTCGAGTTCTCGCCCATGGATGCCGGCCGATCCGACCCGCAGTTCCTCAAAGAGGTGCTGAAAGTGGCGATCGAGTGTGGCGCGACCACGCTGAACATCCCCGACACGGTTGGCTACACCACCCCCGAAGAGTACTACGCGATGATCGACGGCATCCGCCGCAGCGTGCCAGGCGCCGACAAGGTGATCATCTCGACGCACTGCCACGACGACCTGGGCATGGCTGTGGCCAACTCGCTGGCCGGCGTGCGCGCTGGTGCGCGCCAGATCGAGTGTACGATCAACGGCATCGGCGAACGCGCCGGCAATGCCTCGCTCGAGGAAGTGGTGATGGCGCTGCACACCCGCAAGCAGTTCTTCGACATCGAGACCAAAATCAACACGCGCGAGCTGGCGCGCGCGTCGCGGCTGGTGTCGGCTTGCACGGGCGTCCATGTACCGCCAAACAAGGCGATCGTCGGCGCCAATGCCTTCGCGCACGAGTCGGGCATTCACCAGGACGGCGTGCTCAAGCATCGCCAGACCTACGAGATCATGAGCGCCGAGACGGTTGGGCTGGATGGCAATGCGTTGATCCTGGGCAAGCACTCGGGCCGCCACGCCTTCCGCAAGCACCTCGAGGCGCTGGGCTATACCCTGAACGACGACGAGTTCCGCCACGTGTTCACGCGTTTCAAAGAGCTGGCCGATAAGAAGAAGGTCGTCGACGACCGCGATCTCGAGGCGCTGATCGCCGGCGAGGCCCAGCGCACCGTGGCGATCTACGAGCTCGAGTATGTGCAGGCGTTCTGCGGCACCGATGTGATCCCAACTGCGACTGTGCGCATGCGCGGGCCGGGCGGCGAGACGCGCACCGAATCGGCCCAAGGCACCGGCCCGGTCGATGCGGTGTGCCAGGCGATCAATAAGATCGTCGGCCAGCCGGGCGAGCTGGTCGAGTTCGCGGTCAGCGCTATCACCGAGGGCATTAACGCCACTGCCGAGGTAACTATTCGCGTGCAGGAGTATGGCACTCGCGCGGCCGAGAGCGAGCAGCCCAATGGCAGCGGCGCCATGCCCGAGCGTGGCCGCCAGCCGCGCGTGTTCAGCGGCTATGGCGTGAATACCGATACCGTGGTGGCTTCGGCCGAGGCCTATGTCGGCGCGCTGAACAAACTGTTCCACTCGCGCCAAGAACGCCAACGTGCCGGGTCGCGCCAGGACACGCCGATCGAGGCGGTCGACTTATTCGGCAACAGTATGCTTGGGAAAGCCGACTGA
- the pheA gene encoding prephenate dehydratase: MTQTIAYLGPPGSFSEEAAIAYGGVAAEYLPLGSMPAVVTAVETGAATAGVLPIENVLEGSVTTTLDLLIHETNLRIAGETVIPITQYLAARPGVTLPQIKVLYAHPQSLGQCRRFVERCLPGVATIASLSNSAAPAEALADERPAAAISTLRAAEINGAHIMASRINDRADNVTRFIALGRSDSPPSGDDKTSLCFGFAEDRAGILVETLHELARANINMTKLESRPSKATLGEYIFLVDINGHRLDPHIAEVLGRVRAMAGLFKVFGSYPCYREK; encoded by the coding sequence ATGACCCAGACAATCGCCTACCTTGGCCCGCCCGGCAGCTTCAGTGAAGAGGCAGCAATTGCCTATGGCGGGGTTGCCGCCGAGTACCTGCCACTAGGCAGCATGCCTGCTGTGGTCACCGCCGTCGAGACGGGTGCGGCCACGGCCGGCGTGCTGCCGATCGAAAATGTGCTCGAGGGCAGCGTCACCACCACGCTCGACCTGCTCATCCACGAGACAAACTTGCGGATCGCCGGCGAGACGGTCATCCCAATCACGCAGTACCTGGCGGCGCGGCCAGGCGTGACACTGCCGCAGATCAAGGTGCTGTACGCGCACCCGCAGTCGCTCGGCCAGTGCCGCCGGTTCGTCGAGCGCTGCTTGCCGGGCGTGGCCACAATCGCCTCGCTGAGCAACAGCGCCGCACCAGCCGAGGCCCTGGCCGACGAGCGGCCGGCGGCGGCGATCAGCACACTGCGCGCGGCCGAGATCAATGGCGCGCATATCATGGCCAGCCGCATCAACGACCGCGCCGACAATGTGACCCGCTTCATTGCGCTCGGCCGCAGCGACAGCCCACCCAGTGGCGACGACAAGACCAGCCTGTGCTTCGGGTTCGCCGAAGATCGCGCCGGCATTCTGGTCGAGACGCTACACGAGCTGGCGCGCGCCAACATCAACATGACCAAGCTCGAGTCGCGCCCCAGCAAGGCCACACTCGGCGAGTATATCTTCCTGGTCGACATCAACGGCCACCGGCTCGATCCGCACATTGCCGAGGTGCTCGGGCGCGTGCGTGCCATGGCTGGGCTGTTCAAGGTGTTTGGCTCGTACCCATGCTACCGAGAGAAATAA
- a CDS encoding citramalate synthase, with protein sequence MQIQLYDTTLRDGTQREGLSLSADDKVKIARELDRLGIHYIEGGWPGSNPKDAEFFQKIQQIELKHAKVAAFGSTRHAKHSCADDLNIQALVEANTPVVTLVGKSSVLHVEKVLETTLGENLRMIGDSVAYFCQLGKEVIYDAEHFFDGYKLDAEYALETISAAARAGASCLTLCDTNGGSLPAEVSQAVKVVREHLRSEGLNPQLGIHTHNDGALAVANAMVAVQAGCSQVQGTINGYGERCGNMDLVPLIANLQLKQGFACVAPEQLQRLSEVSHAVAAIANINPDTHAPYVGRSAFAHKGGIHVAAIAKVAASYQHIAPELVGNQLRVVVSELAGRGNVRMRAEALGLDLNGNESTVLQRIKELESDGFQFEAAEGSFEMLVRRASPGYVAPFELLDFTVIVEKRGANSVMSQATVKLRVGDEMMHTAAEGDGPVNALDQAIRKALLPHYPELANVRLADYKVRIVDEHLGTAAKPRVLIESACGEERWSTVGCSENIIEASWQALWDSLELPLLRSRTLNDDTVAG encoded by the coding sequence GTGCAAATTCAACTCTACGATACGACCCTGCGCGACGGCACCCAGCGCGAGGGGCTCTCGCTCTCGGCCGACGACAAAGTCAAGATCGCGCGCGAGCTCGACCGGCTAGGCATCCATTATATCGAGGGCGGCTGGCCCGGCTCGAACCCAAAGGACGCCGAGTTCTTCCAGAAGATTCAGCAGATCGAGCTGAAGCACGCCAAAGTCGCGGCCTTTGGCAGCACGCGCCACGCCAAACACAGCTGCGCCGACGACCTGAACATTCAGGCGCTGGTCGAGGCAAATACGCCGGTGGTCACGCTGGTGGGTAAAAGCTCGGTGCTGCATGTCGAGAAAGTGCTCGAGACCACGCTCGGCGAGAACTTGCGCATGATCGGCGACAGCGTGGCCTACTTCTGCCAGCTTGGCAAAGAGGTGATCTACGATGCCGAGCACTTCTTCGATGGCTATAAGCTCGACGCCGAGTACGCGCTTGAGACGATCAGCGCCGCAGCTCGGGCCGGCGCAAGCTGCCTGACACTCTGCGACACCAACGGCGGCTCGTTGCCGGCCGAGGTATCGCAGGCGGTCAAGGTTGTGCGCGAGCACCTGCGCAGCGAAGGGCTCAACCCGCAGCTGGGCATTCATACCCACAACGATGGCGCGCTGGCGGTGGCCAACGCGATGGTGGCGGTGCAGGCCGGCTGCAGCCAGGTGCAGGGCACGATCAACGGCTATGGCGAGCGCTGCGGCAACATGGATCTGGTGCCGCTGATCGCGAACCTCCAGCTCAAGCAGGGCTTTGCCTGCGTCGCGCCCGAGCAGCTCCAGCGCCTGAGCGAGGTGTCACACGCGGTCGCGGCGATCGCGAATATCAACCCCGACACGCACGCGCCATACGTTGGCCGCAGCGCCTTCGCGCACAAGGGCGGCATCCACGTAGCCGCGATTGCCAAGGTGGCTGCTAGCTACCAGCATATCGCGCCCGAGCTGGTGGGCAACCAGCTGCGCGTGGTGGTGAGCGAGCTGGCCGGGCGGGGCAATGTGCGCATGCGCGCCGAGGCGCTTGGCCTCGATCTGAATGGGAACGAGAGCACCGTGCTCCAGCGCATCAAAGAGCTCGAGAGCGACGGCTTCCAGTTCGAGGCCGCCGAAGGCTCGTTCGAGATGCTGGTGCGACGAGCTTCGCCCGGCTATGTCGCGCCGTTCGAGCTGCTCGACTTTACGGTGATTGTCGAGAAGCGCGGCGCGAATAGCGTCATGTCGCAGGCGACCGTCAAGCTGCGCGTGGGCGACGAGATGATGCACACGGCGGCCGAGGGCGACGGCCCGGTGAATGCGCTCGACCAGGCCATTCGCAAGGCGCTGCTGCCACACTACCCCGAGCTGGCCAATGTGCGCCTGGCCGATTACAAGGTGCGGATCGTCGACGAGCACCTGGGCACCGCCGCCAAACCACGCGTGCTGATCGAGTCGGCCTGCGGCGAAGAGCGCTGGAGTACGGTCGGCTGCTCCGAGAATATTATCGAGGCCAGCTGGCAAGCGCTGTGGGATAGCCTCGAGCTGCCGCTGCTGCGCAGTAGAACCCTGAACGATGACACGGTGGCAGGATGA